Below is a window of Clavibacter michiganensis subsp. tessellarius DNA.
CGCGTTCACGGCGTCGACCATGGTGCGGTACGGCGTCGCCGTGATGTTGGCGGTGACCCCGATGAGGCCCGTGCCGCCGATGGCGAGCGTCGGCAGCGCGTTCGCGTCGTCGCCCGCGAAGTACATGAGGCTCGTCTGGTTGAGCACGCGGCTCGCCTGCGCGAGGTCGCCCTTGGCGTCCTTCACCGCGAGGATGTTCGGGTGCTTCGCGGCGCGGAGGATCGTCTCGTACTGGATGGGGATGCCCGTGCGGCCGGGGATGTCGTAGAGGATGACCGGCAGGTCCGTCGCGTCCGCGATCATCCGGAAGTGCGTGAGCACGCCCGCCTGCGTGGGCTTGTTGTAGTACGGCGTGACGATCATGTTGCCGTCGGCGCCGGCCTTCTCGCTCTGGCGTGCGAGCTGCATGGCGTGCGCGGTCTCGTTGGACCCGCCGCCCGTGATGATCTTCGCCCGGCCGGCGCTCACGGAGCGGCCGACCTCGACCAGCTTGATCTTCTCCGGGTCGGTCAGCGTGCTGGTCTCGCCCGTGGTGCCGGTGACGACGATGCCGTCCGCGCCCGCGGTGATGACGTCGTCCATGTGCTTCTCGACGCCCGGCCAGTCCACCTCGCCGTCGGCGGTGAAGGGGGTGACGAGCGCCACCAGGACCTGACCGAAGGGATTCTCAGACGACACGGCTCCCATGGTAACGGTCGGCGGGCGCGCGATCCGGTGCGCTACGGCGCGACGCGGC
It encodes the following:
- the dapA gene encoding 4-hydroxy-tetrahydrodipicolinate synthase, which translates into the protein MGAVSSENPFGQVLVALVTPFTADGEVDWPGVEKHMDDVITAGADGIVVTGTTGETSTLTDPEKIKLVEVGRSVSAGRAKIITGGGSNETAHAMQLARQSEKAGADGNMIVTPYYNKPTQAGVLTHFRMIADATDLPVILYDIPGRTGIPIQYETILRAAKHPNILAVKDAKGDLAQASRVLNQTSLMYFAGDDANALPTLAIGGTGLIGVTANITATPYRTMVDAVNAGDLAAATHAHQQLEPLVRAVMTHVPGTVAAKYILHGLGRIGSPRVRLPLVGPEEWEAAQIEDEIDLVRDVPGVDFRNFRPDRNAAAGGALPQVAGTTR